In Curtobacterium sp. TC1, the following proteins share a genomic window:
- a CDS encoding helix-turn-helix domain-containing protein, with protein MPTSLSRLTAESETRELTQKYAALLKPAEAASFLLTSVGTLAQWRYLRRGPAYIKVGRSVAYRLSDLLDYVEQTRVSHNGVAA; from the coding sequence ATGCCCACGTCCTTGAGCCGCCTGACCGCGGAATCGGAGACCCGCGAGCTCACCCAGAAGTACGCAGCTCTCCTCAAGCCGGCTGAAGCCGCATCGTTCCTCCTCACGTCCGTGGGCACGCTCGCCCAGTGGCGCTACCTCCGCCGCGGCCCCGCGTACATCAAGGTCGGCCGCTCCGTGGCCTACCGCCTCAGTGACCTGCTCGACTACGTCGAGCAGACGCGCGTCTCGCACAACGGAGTGGCTGCCTGA
- a CDS encoding ATP-binding protein, which produces MTDTFEIPALFDTVAQWRAESMQVVNWGGFHGHRQVELSGTATLISGASGTGKSTLMDAYLAVMMPSDVPFNGASNDATTGRARSADQRNLLTYLRGKVDTRRDPESGALRDVNLRGDDQTTWGAAAVTFRNDDERRFTVLRAYIVPKRARGVGDIQMTMATVDDTFDLRRLEEFVPTRFHHLELTGRVPGLVIRDTYQELAYTLQTRLGIGDSGGGNRAMRLLARIQAGQHLPTVDALYKSLVLETPGTYEAADRALAHFSALDEAYEAMDTEERKVRILSPITDLHDEIERSKAAAAALDGIATGAEVSPFAHWTASRKRDLLDAEVDRNGRERTASRAEVAAAEARHAAVEIELRDAEARLRDQGGNALAQLEDRIDRRTRERDAVVRTRATFDERTAVLGVSVSSEQDFTGIQRAAHEFLGGYAASRSDLDDRRDALTREEYPLLDRERSLRQERQSLEHRQGAMPLPMHEARLAMARAAGIDPADLPFVAELLDVQPGEERWRTAIESVLAPVARTLLVDQDRLGAFSEAIDALRLPVRVQFEGVPTGPHLDLDGDPAMVSGKLAIKHSPFSTWVRERIESERTDARCVTDASELGGGGRRVTESGQLRDGRRGAHGDRRQANVIGFTNEARVAAVEQELASIAQDLATLEARRTDVAQDLTALDVLRAAHQHVVDVTWDAIDVEGVETSLARLDEERQALLAADDGLRTLRASVARLRKSLDETADRRSAARLWVQRLEERHAVLVDGQDAAAEILSRFDDTPESLPDDEQSRLLAETFAEVGAPDGVDGFDDATRRLRRRLEERLSQALDGAAAASTSLTLTFQRYQDAWPDPNLGTGVASYPDYHAILDQIVATGLHARRTEWRRRLSQWSGEDLVPLAGAFDRAVVEIEERLEPVNEILRDLPFGANRDRLKIQIRRVTREDVTAFRRELRALSASVDSELTDDVLETRFRRLRRFMAVIRPDPDAARGRTTQRDAVLDVRRHMEITAVRYDTSGVDLGVYSSLGDKSGGETQELVAFIVGAALRYQLGDETRPRPRFAPVFLDEAFIKADSEFAGRAVTAWLRLGFQLVVSAPLDKVTALEPSMERLLSMRKHPETGHSSITEIARVPADA; this is translated from the coding sequence GTGACCGACACGTTCGAGATCCCGGCGCTCTTCGACACGGTCGCGCAGTGGCGCGCCGAGTCGATGCAGGTCGTCAACTGGGGCGGGTTCCACGGTCACCGCCAGGTCGAGCTGTCCGGCACCGCGACGCTCATCTCCGGCGCGTCCGGCACCGGCAAGTCCACGCTCATGGACGCGTACCTGGCCGTGATGATGCCGTCCGACGTGCCGTTCAACGGCGCCTCGAACGACGCCACGACCGGGCGTGCCCGCAGCGCCGACCAGCGCAACCTGCTCACGTACCTGCGCGGCAAGGTCGACACCCGCCGCGACCCCGAGTCCGGCGCCCTGCGCGACGTGAACCTGCGCGGCGACGACCAGACCACCTGGGGTGCGGCCGCGGTCACGTTCCGGAACGACGACGAGCGCCGCTTCACGGTGTTGCGGGCGTACATCGTGCCGAAGCGCGCGCGGGGCGTCGGCGACATCCAGATGACCATGGCCACGGTCGACGACACCTTCGACCTGCGTCGCCTCGAGGAGTTCGTGCCGACGCGGTTCCACCACCTCGAACTGACCGGTCGTGTTCCCGGCCTCGTCATCCGCGACACCTACCAGGAGCTCGCGTACACGCTGCAGACGCGCCTCGGCATCGGCGACTCCGGTGGCGGCAACCGGGCGATGCGCCTGCTCGCGCGCATCCAGGCCGGGCAGCACCTGCCGACGGTCGACGCGCTGTACAAGTCGCTCGTGCTCGAGACCCCCGGCACCTACGAGGCGGCCGACCGTGCCCTCGCGCACTTCTCCGCGCTCGACGAGGCGTACGAGGCGATGGACACCGAGGAGCGCAAGGTCCGCATCCTCTCCCCCATCACCGACCTGCACGACGAGATCGAGCGCTCGAAGGCCGCGGCCGCGGCGCTGGACGGCATCGCCACCGGTGCCGAGGTCTCCCCGTTCGCGCACTGGACGGCCTCGCGGAAGCGCGATCTGCTCGACGCCGAGGTGGACCGCAACGGTCGGGAGCGCACCGCGTCCCGCGCCGAGGTCGCCGCTGCGGAAGCCCGGCACGCCGCCGTGGAGATCGAGCTGCGCGACGCCGAGGCGCGGCTGCGCGACCAGGGCGGCAACGCGCTCGCCCAACTCGAGGACCGCATCGACCGCCGCACGCGCGAACGCGACGCGGTCGTCCGCACCCGGGCGACGTTCGACGAGCGGACCGCCGTCCTCGGGGTCTCGGTGTCCTCCGAGCAGGACTTCACCGGGATCCAGCGCGCCGCGCACGAGTTCCTCGGTGGGTACGCTGCTTCGCGCTCGGACCTGGACGACCGCCGCGACGCCCTGACGCGCGAGGAGTACCCGCTCCTCGACCGGGAGCGCTCGCTGCGGCAGGAGCGGCAGTCGCTCGAGCACCGCCAAGGCGCGATGCCGCTGCCGATGCACGAGGCCCGGCTCGCGATGGCCCGGGCGGCCGGCATCGACCCCGCAGACCTGCCCTTCGTCGCGGAACTGCTCGACGTGCAGCCCGGCGAGGAGCGCTGGCGCACGGCGATCGAGTCCGTGCTGGCTCCCGTCGCCCGCACCCTGCTGGTCGACCAGGACCGGCTGGGCGCGTTCAGCGAGGCGATCGACGCGCTCCGCCTGCCCGTCCGCGTGCAGTTCGAGGGCGTGCCGACCGGTCCGCACCTGGACCTCGACGGCGACCCCGCGATGGTGTCCGGCAAGCTCGCGATCAAGCACTCGCCGTTCAGCACCTGGGTGCGCGAGCGGATCGAGTCCGAGCGCACCGACGCCCGCTGCGTGACCGACGCCTCCGAGCTCGGCGGCGGTGGCCGGCGCGTCACCGAGTCCGGCCAGCTCCGCGACGGCCGTCGTGGTGCGCACGGCGACCGGCGCCAGGCCAACGTCATCGGCTTCACGAACGAGGCCCGCGTCGCCGCCGTCGAGCAGGAGCTCGCGTCGATCGCGCAGGACCTCGCCACGCTCGAGGCCCGTCGCACCGACGTCGCACAGGACCTCACCGCGCTCGACGTCCTGCGCGCCGCCCACCAGCACGTCGTCGACGTGACCTGGGACGCCATCGACGTCGAGGGGGTCGAGACCTCGTTGGCTCGACTCGACGAGGAACGCCAGGCGCTGCTCGCCGCCGACGATGGCCTGCGGACGCTGCGCGCCTCGGTCGCCCGCCTACGGAAGTCGCTCGACGAGACCGCCGACCGACGCTCCGCAGCACGGCTCTGGGTGCAGCGGCTCGAGGAGCGGCACGCCGTGCTCGTCGACGGTCAGGACGCCGCAGCCGAGATCCTGTCGCGTTTCGACGACACCCCCGAGTCGTTGCCCGACGACGAGCAGTCGCGACTGCTCGCCGAGACGTTCGCCGAGGTCGGCGCCCCGGACGGCGTGGACGGCTTCGACGACGCCACACGACGGCTCCGACGCCGGCTGGAGGAACGGCTGTCGCAGGCGCTCGACGGTGCCGCAGCGGCCTCGACGTCGCTGACGCTCACGTTCCAGCGGTACCAAGACGCCTGGCCGGACCCGAACCTCGGCACCGGCGTCGCGTCCTACCCGGACTACCACGCCATCCTCGACCAGATCGTCGCGACCGGACTGCACGCACGCCGCACCGAGTGGCGTCGGCGGCTGTCGCAGTGGAGCGGCGAGGACCTCGTCCCGCTCGCCGGCGCGTTCGACCGTGCCGTCGTCGAGATCGAGGAGCGTCTCGAGCCGGTCAACGAGATCCTGCGGGACCTGCCGTTCGGCGCGAACCGCGACCGCCTGAAGATCCAGATCCGCCGGGTGACGCGCGAGGACGTCACCGCGTTCCGCCGCGAGCTCCGCGCCCTGTCCGCCTCGGTCGACTCCGAGCTGACCGACGACGTGCTCGAGACCCGGTTCCGCCGGCTCCGGCGCTTCATGGCCGTCATCCGCCCCGATCCCGACGCCGCCCGTGGTCGCACCACGCAGCGAGACGCCGTGCTCGACGTCCGACGGCACATGGAGATCACGGCCGTGCGCTACGACACGTCGGGCGTCGACCTCGGGGTGTACTCGTCGCTCGGCGACAAGTCCGGTGGTGAGACGCAGGAACTCGTGGCGTTCATCGTCGGTGCGGCGCTCCGGTACCAGCTCGGCGACGAGACCCGTCCCCGGCCCCGGTTCGCCCCGGTGTTCCTCGACGAGGCGTTCATCAAGGCGGACTCGGAGTTCGCCGGCCGTGCGGTCACCGCGTGGCTCCGGCTCGGGTTCCAGCTGGTGGTGAGTGCGCCGCTCGACAAGGTCACGGCGCTCGAACCCTCGATGGAGCGGCTGCTCTCGATGCGCAAGCACCCCGAGACGGGCCACTCGTCCATCACCGAGATCGCGCGGGTCCCCGCCGACGCCTGA
- a CDS encoding acyl-CoA dehydrogenase, which yields MVETLLLGRWAEDRRISRRLVLDPALHKTEGLGTIEHRARAFEQLQILVDAGAIQRPYPRELGGQDNHGGNLAAFEEITTADPSLQIKAGVQWGLFGSAVHHLGTARNHEEFLPGIIGFDVPGCFAMTETGHGSDVQNIATSATYDPATQEFVVHTPFRGAWKDYIGNAALHGKAAVVFAKLVTQGVDHGVHAFYVPLRDDDGAFLPGVGGEDDGVKGGLNGIDNGRLHFDHVRIPRTNLLNRYGDVAEDGTYSSPIDSPGRRFFTMLGTLVQGRVSLDGAAVVAQKIGLQIALTYAMQRRQFPTAGGVEGVLLDYGRHQRRLIPRLATVFAQSFAHEQLLRTFDDVFSGRADTPERREDLETQAAAFKSLSTWSALDTLQECREACGGAGFLAENRLTSLRADLDVYVTFEGDNTVLLQLVGKRLLTDFRKRAPRDAASTAKFVAAQVGVKLADASGIRRLGQTVADRGSLAASVTDLHDPATQRALLAGRVDTIVTEIGLRLNTAGKDRARQAVLLNRSQHELIEAARAHAELMQWDAFTEALDAVPEGDTRRVLVWLRDLFALGLLEQHLDWHLVHGRLSAQRARAVSASIDRLVARLRPVVPQLLETFGYEPGHVRAPIALGEEQARQDEARAWFAAEAAAGRLPEQEKKPRA from the coding sequence ATGGTCGAGACCCTCCTGCTCGGCCGCTGGGCCGAGGACCGCCGCATCTCGCGCCGCCTCGTGCTCGACCCCGCACTGCACAAGACCGAGGGCCTCGGCACCATCGAGCACCGCGCCCGCGCGTTCGAGCAGCTGCAGATCCTGGTGGACGCCGGTGCGATCCAGCGCCCGTACCCGCGCGAGCTCGGCGGCCAGGACAACCACGGCGGCAACCTGGCGGCGTTCGAGGAGATCACCACCGCCGACCCGTCGCTGCAGATCAAGGCCGGCGTGCAGTGGGGCCTGTTCGGCTCCGCGGTGCACCACCTCGGCACCGCGCGGAACCACGAGGAGTTCCTGCCCGGCATCATCGGCTTCGACGTGCCCGGCTGCTTCGCGATGACCGAGACCGGCCACGGTTCGGACGTGCAGAACATCGCCACGTCGGCCACCTACGACCCGGCGACGCAGGAGTTCGTCGTCCACACCCCGTTCCGTGGGGCGTGGAAGGACTACATCGGCAACGCGGCCCTGCACGGCAAGGCGGCCGTCGTCTTCGCGAAGCTCGTCACCCAGGGCGTCGACCACGGCGTCCACGCGTTCTACGTGCCGCTCCGCGACGACGACGGCGCGTTCCTGCCCGGCGTCGGCGGCGAGGACGACGGCGTCAAGGGCGGTCTGAACGGCATCGACAACGGCCGGCTGCACTTCGACCACGTCCGGATCCCCCGCACGAACCTGCTGAACCGGTACGGCGACGTCGCCGAGGACGGCACCTACAGCTCGCCGATCGACTCCCCCGGCCGCCGCTTCTTCACAATGCTCGGCACCCTGGTGCAGGGCCGCGTGTCGCTCGACGGCGCCGCGGTCGTCGCGCAGAAGATCGGGCTGCAGATCGCGCTCACCTACGCCATGCAGCGTCGGCAGTTCCCGACGGCCGGCGGTGTCGAGGGCGTCCTGCTCGACTACGGGCGGCACCAGCGTCGGCTCATCCCCCGCCTGGCGACGGTGTTCGCGCAGTCCTTCGCGCACGAGCAGCTGCTCCGCACCTTCGACGACGTGTTCAGCGGGCGTGCCGACACCCCGGAGCGCCGCGAGGACCTGGAGACCCAGGCCGCCGCGTTCAAGTCGCTGTCGACGTGGTCCGCCCTCGACACCCTGCAGGAGTGCCGCGAGGCCTGCGGCGGCGCGGGCTTCCTCGCCGAGAACCGCCTGACGAGCCTGCGTGCCGACCTGGACGTCTACGTCACGTTCGAGGGCGACAACACCGTCCTGCTGCAGCTCGTCGGCAAGCGGCTGCTCACCGACTTCCGGAAGCGGGCGCCGCGCGATGCCGCATCGACCGCGAAGTTCGTCGCCGCCCAGGTCGGCGTGAAGCTCGCGGACGCCTCGGGGATCCGCCGCCTCGGGCAGACGGTCGCCGACCGCGGGTCACTCGCGGCGAGCGTCACCGACCTGCACGACCCCGCCACCCAGCGGGCGCTGCTCGCCGGCCGCGTGGACACCATCGTCACCGAGATCGGGCTCCGGCTGAACACCGCTGGCAAGGACCGCGCCCGTCAGGCCGTACTCCTGAACCGGTCGCAGCACGAGCTCATCGAGGCCGCGCGCGCCCACGCCGAGCTCATGCAGTGGGATGCCTTCACCGAGGCGCTCGACGCGGTCCCCGAGGGCGACACCCGCCGGGTGCTCGTGTGGCTGCGCGACCTGTTCGCGCTCGGACTGCTCGAGCAGCACCTCGACTGGCACCTGGTGCACGGCCGCCTGAGCGCACAGCGTGCCCGTGCGGTCTCGGCGTCGATCGACCGGCTCGTCGCTCGGCTCCGTCCGGTGGTCCCGCAGCTCCTCGAGACCTTCGGCTACGAACCCGGACACGTGCGGGCGCCGATCGCGCTCGGCGAGGAGCAGGCGCGCCAGGACGAGGCCCGTGCGTGGTTCGCCGCCGAGGCGGCAGCCGGACGGCTCCCCGAGCAGGAGAAGAAGCCCCGCGCGTAG
- a CDS encoding DUF3375 family protein, whose translation MTDVDLEFARVRAVLDRPTLRLMSRPTSATVLAVFRTVFDRDVQYVPADRMHLQVEEHVARLQASGARVPASDQHEQSEQDPRPNGRALCREWVAAQWLVRSNSPDGDEQYSLTSHALEALSLVDALSADRALISESRLAMIVDAVHRWAARAEPDPDVQIRRIDAQIAELQAERERLEHGDDVVTVEDDRMRDGYTNISDLIRQLPSDFKRVEEAVATMHRSIVEDFRQEVRPIGEILDDYLARTDNLMQATPEGRAFEGAFELLRDDALLLRLRDDIATILSHPFAEGLGAGERRAFRNTVTILRQGIEDVLAQRRQLTATLRDQIVAHDVVRDRELDAVIRSINRGLATLMDQGGARDRIPLPLLPASAEIGTLRERFYDPDAESVPPPIEEPDDDVFEDLDVEMLRKHGGPLLTELRAALRFAEADSSVDAFHGLPPQQRRPVELFGLAHLLTGRDDFESAAHLAEHRTVRPDGSPVTFHMPTAALAAERTPAGDPHDDTQNAQEAR comes from the coding sequence ATGACCGACGTCGACCTCGAGTTCGCCCGGGTCCGAGCGGTCCTCGACCGTCCGACCCTGCGGCTCATGTCCCGCCCGACGAGCGCGACGGTCCTCGCCGTGTTCCGCACGGTCTTCGACCGCGACGTCCAGTACGTCCCCGCCGACCGCATGCACCTGCAGGTCGAGGAGCACGTCGCCCGCCTGCAGGCCTCGGGCGCGCGCGTGCCCGCGAGCGACCAGCACGAGCAGAGCGAGCAGGACCCCCGACCGAACGGCCGCGCCCTCTGCCGTGAGTGGGTGGCGGCCCAGTGGCTCGTGCGCTCCAACTCCCCGGACGGCGACGAGCAGTACTCCCTGACGAGCCACGCGCTCGAGGCCCTGAGCCTCGTCGACGCCCTGTCCGCCGACCGTGCCCTGATCAGCGAGAGCCGCCTGGCGATGATCGTGGACGCCGTGCACCGCTGGGCCGCTCGCGCCGAGCCCGACCCCGACGTGCAGATCCGCCGCATCGACGCCCAGATCGCCGAGCTGCAGGCTGAGCGCGAACGCCTCGAGCACGGCGACGACGTCGTCACCGTCGAGGACGACCGGATGCGGGACGGCTACACGAACATCTCCGACCTCATCCGGCAGCTCCCGAGCGACTTCAAGCGTGTGGAAGAGGCCGTCGCGACGATGCACCGCTCGATCGTCGAGGACTTCCGGCAAGAGGTCCGTCCGATCGGCGAGATCCTCGACGACTACCTCGCACGCACCGACAACCTGATGCAGGCCACACCGGAGGGCCGCGCGTTCGAGGGCGCCTTCGAGCTCCTGCGCGACGACGCGCTGCTGCTCCGCCTGCGGGACGACATCGCCACGATCCTGTCCCATCCCTTCGCCGAGGGCCTCGGCGCCGGTGAGCGTCGCGCGTTCCGCAACACGGTGACGATCCTCCGCCAGGGCATCGAGGACGTCCTCGCCCAGCGCCGCCAGCTCACCGCCACGCTCCGCGACCAGATCGTCGCCCACGACGTGGTCCGCGACCGTGAACTCGACGCCGTCATCCGTTCGATCAACCGCGGCCTGGCGACGCTGATGGACCAGGGCGGCGCGCGCGACCGCATCCCGCTCCCGCTGCTGCCGGCATCGGCCGAGATCGGCACCCTGCGCGAACGCTTCTACGACCCGGACGCCGAGTCGGTGCCGCCACCCATCGAGGAACCCGACGACGACGTCTTCGAGGACCTCGACGTCGAGATGCTCCGCAAGCACGGCGGTCCGCTCCTGACCGAGCTGCGCGCCGCACTCCGGTTCGCCGAGGCCGACTCGAGCGTCGACGCGTTCCACGGGCTGCCGCCCCAGCAGCGTCGACCGGTCGAGTTGTTCGGCCTCGCCCACCTGCTGACGGGGCGCGACGACTTCGAGTCCGCCGCGCACCTCGCCGAACACCGCACGGTGCGCCCGGACGGCAGCCCGGTCACCTTCCACATGCCCACCGCGGCGCTCGCTGCGGAGCGCACGCCGGCCGGCGATCCCCACGACGACACACAGAACGCACAGGAGGCACGGTGA
- a CDS encoding tyrosine-type recombinase/integrase produces the protein MATIREYETAKGKRFEVGYTKPDGGTTRKRGFRTKRDANVWSAANVVAMSKPTYRTQSDLSQKLGPFIDEFLARRATLAATTVANRAAVAGKWITPYWSETSLEALTKKSVRAWVESIHAAGAGAQTIQKAHQILGGVLEECVEQGLLTGNPARGVKLPTVVTREHGYLSAPQVAHLLDEAQERDRMLIAFLAFSGLRFGEAAALTFADLDFANNVVRVRRSATEVRGELVLGPPKNGKARQVPGVPQVMEPLRRRSAGRAAHDLVFIAPEGGMLRLSTWRRRVFAPAVQRAIASWPASDFAHRTVVQHFPKLTPHDLRHTAASLGVSAGATVPLVQSMLGHAKPSITLDVYTGLFPADFDPLVAKLEDLASGSGIANRL, from the coding sequence ATGGCCACGATCCGAGAGTACGAGACGGCAAAGGGCAAGCGGTTCGAGGTCGGGTACACCAAGCCGGACGGGGGAACGACGCGGAAGCGCGGGTTCCGGACCAAGCGAGACGCGAACGTCTGGTCCGCGGCAAACGTCGTCGCGATGAGTAAGCCGACCTACCGGACCCAGTCTGACCTGTCGCAGAAGCTCGGCCCGTTCATCGACGAGTTCCTCGCGCGGCGCGCGACGCTCGCCGCGACCACGGTCGCGAACCGCGCGGCCGTCGCGGGCAAGTGGATCACGCCCTACTGGAGCGAGACGTCGCTCGAGGCCCTCACGAAGAAGTCGGTGCGGGCCTGGGTGGAGTCCATCCACGCCGCCGGCGCCGGAGCGCAGACGATCCAAAAGGCGCACCAGATCCTCGGGGGCGTTCTCGAGGAGTGTGTCGAGCAGGGCCTGCTGACCGGGAACCCAGCGCGAGGAGTCAAGCTGCCCACCGTAGTGACGCGCGAGCACGGCTACCTCAGCGCCCCGCAGGTCGCGCACCTCCTCGACGAGGCGCAGGAGCGCGACCGGATGCTCATCGCCTTTCTGGCGTTCTCTGGTCTCCGGTTCGGCGAAGCCGCTGCGCTCACGTTCGCCGACCTCGACTTCGCGAACAACGTCGTGCGCGTGCGGAGGTCCGCGACCGAGGTCAGGGGCGAGCTCGTGCTCGGTCCGCCCAAGAACGGCAAGGCGCGACAGGTTCCCGGAGTGCCACAGGTCATGGAGCCGCTCCGACGACGCTCGGCAGGACGTGCCGCACACGACCTCGTCTTCATCGCGCCGGAGGGCGGCATGCTCAGGCTCTCGACCTGGCGGCGTCGCGTCTTCGCTCCGGCCGTTCAGCGGGCGATCGCAAGCTGGCCCGCGAGCGACTTCGCGCATCGGACGGTCGTGCAGCATTTCCCGAAGCTCACCCCGCACGACTTACGGCACACCGCCGCGAGCCTCGGGGTGTCTGCGGGTGCGACCGTGCCACTCGTGCAGAGCATGCTCGGGCACGCGAAGCCGAGCATCACGCTCGACGTCTACACCGGGCTCTTCCCCGCGGACTTCGACCCGCTGGTCGCGAAGCTCGAAGACCTCGCCTCGGGATCTGGCATCGCGAACCGGCTCTGA
- a CDS encoding DUF4194 domain-containing protein: MSDTTPAPVDETVPYDDPATVLQDDERDESSFALFEGDEGRLDEHQRRALVALLRHSYVSSRTHPDEWRAVLDGEYQLRSRLNDLFLELHVDRDREVAWKRQARSESQRRTFPTLLRDLPYTREETIVLVYLRMRLRADARPGPDQVVVDRSEILGHVAGFRPATATDRTRDEGRVAKAVERLVTARILIRTSDPDRFRVASVVEVLLPLERLLELDTWLRTTTAQEVATAPGGEPTDGADPGLPTDDTDTDDEGETEA, from the coding sequence GTGAGCGACACGACGCCGGCACCGGTCGACGAGACGGTCCCCTACGACGACCCCGCAACGGTCCTGCAGGACGACGAACGCGACGAGTCCAGCTTCGCCCTCTTCGAGGGCGACGAGGGTCGGCTCGACGAACACCAGCGCCGCGCCCTGGTGGCGCTGCTCCGCCACTCGTACGTCAGCTCCCGCACACACCCCGACGAGTGGCGTGCGGTGCTCGACGGCGAGTACCAACTACGATCGCGCCTGAACGACCTGTTCCTCGAGCTCCACGTCGACCGCGACCGCGAGGTCGCCTGGAAGCGCCAGGCCCGCTCGGAGAGCCAGCGCCGCACGTTCCCGACCCTGCTGCGCGACCTGCCGTACACCCGCGAGGAGACGATCGTCCTCGTCTACCTGCGGATGCGGCTGCGAGCCGATGCCCGACCGGGGCCGGACCAGGTCGTCGTCGACCGCTCCGAGATCCTCGGGCACGTCGCCGGGTTCCGACCGGCCACCGCGACCGACCGCACCCGTGACGAGGGCCGTGTGGCGAAGGCCGTCGAGCGCCTCGTCACGGCGCGCATCCTGATCCGCACGTCCGACCCGGACCGCTTCCGGGTGGCGAGCGTCGTCGAGGTGCTGCTCCCCCTGGAGCGCCTGCTGGAACTGGACACGTGGTTGCGGACCACCACCGCGCAGGAAGTGGCGACCGCCCCGGGCGGCGAGCCGACCGACGGAGCCGACCCGGGCCTCCCGACTGACGACACCGACACCGACGACGAAGGCGAGACGGAAGCGTGA
- a CDS encoding peptide MFS transporter, whose translation MSGSTTGHDPKPKRTFFGQPFELSTPFAVELWERFSFYGMQGIVLIYMYYTVTQGGLGIDKGVASGIMGAYGGAVYLFTIIGAWIADRLLGADRTLFGSAVVVMLGHIALALIPGVAGVGVGLVLIALGSGGLKATATTIVGGLYSRDDPRRDAGFSLYYLGVNLGAFFGPLLTGLLQSSLGFHYGFGLAAVGMAAGLVQYAIRRKNLPDTVRHVTNPVDRRRLPLIGVGVVVALGVVVVAVLTGLLNVGNLPTVVVAIVILATIGYFVVILTSGITAQERSRVFAFIPLFIGSAVFWSLYQQQFTVVTVYSDERLDRSLFGWEMPVSWVQSINPVFIIVLSGVFAALWTKLGDRQPSTPTKFALGTGIMGVAFLLFLPFVNSGQNGTPLLALVAILLVFTLAELLLSPVGQSVATKLAPPKFQTQMVALFFLSVSLGTAVTGVLSRYYDPADEAPYFTILGLVAVAVGVVLLVLAKPVLKLMRGIR comes from the coding sequence ATGTCAGGCTCCACCACGGGACACGATCCCAAGCCCAAACGCACCTTCTTCGGGCAGCCGTTCGAGCTGTCGACACCGTTCGCGGTGGAGCTCTGGGAGCGGTTCTCGTTCTACGGGATGCAGGGCATCGTCCTCATCTACATGTACTACACCGTCACGCAGGGCGGCCTCGGGATCGACAAGGGTGTCGCGAGCGGGATCATGGGCGCCTACGGCGGCGCCGTCTACCTGTTCACGATCATCGGCGCGTGGATCGCGGACCGGCTGCTCGGCGCCGACCGCACGCTGTTCGGCAGCGCGGTCGTCGTCATGCTCGGGCACATCGCCCTGGCGCTCATCCCCGGGGTCGCGGGCGTCGGCGTCGGGCTCGTGCTCATCGCGCTCGGGTCCGGCGGGCTCAAGGCGACCGCCACGACGATCGTCGGTGGGCTCTACAGCCGCGACGACCCCCGTCGTGACGCCGGCTTCTCGCTGTACTACCTGGGCGTCAACCTCGGAGCGTTCTTCGGGCCGCTCCTGACCGGTCTGCTGCAGAGCTCGCTCGGGTTCCACTACGGCTTCGGGCTCGCCGCCGTCGGCATGGCTGCGGGGCTGGTGCAGTACGCGATCCGGCGGAAGAACCTGCCCGACACCGTTCGCCACGTCACGAACCCGGTCGACCGCCGTCGCCTGCCGCTGATCGGTGTCGGCGTCGTCGTCGCCCTCGGTGTGGTCGTGGTCGCCGTGCTCACCGGGCTGCTGAACGTCGGCAACCTGCCCACCGTGGTCGTCGCGATCGTGATCCTCGCCACGATCGGCTACTTCGTCGTCATCCTGACGAGCGGCATCACCGCGCAGGAGCGCTCGCGCGTGTTCGCGTTCATCCCGCTCTTCATCGGCAGCGCGGTGTTCTGGTCGCTCTACCAGCAGCAGTTCACCGTCGTCACGGTCTACTCCGACGAGCGACTGGACCGCTCGCTGTTCGGGTGGGAGATGCCGGTTTCGTGGGTGCAGTCGATCAACCCGGTCTTCATCATCGTGCTGTCCGGGGTCTTCGCGGCGCTCTGGACCAAGCTCGGCGACCGCCAGCCGTCCACGCCGACGAAGTTCGCCCTCGGCACCGGGATCATGGGTGTCGCGTTCCTGCTGTTCCTGCCCTTCGTGAACTCGGGCCAGAACGGCACACCCCTGCTCGCCCTGGTCGCGATCCTGCTGGTCTTCACGCTGGCCGAGCTGCTGTTGTCGCCCGTCGGGCAGTCCGTCGCCACGAAGCTCGCGCCGCCGAAGTTCCAGACGCAGATGGTCGCGCTCTTCTTCCTGTCGGTGTCGCTCGGCACCGCCGTCACCGGGGTGCTGTCGCGCTACTACGACCCGGCGGACGAGGCCCCGTACTTCACGATCCTCGGTCTCGTCGCCGTGGCGGTCGGCGTGGTCCTGCTCGTCCTGGCCAAGCCGGTCCTGAAGCTCATGCGCGGTATCCGCTAA